In the genome of Triticum urartu cultivar G1812 chromosome 5, Tu2.1, whole genome shotgun sequence, one region contains:
- the LOC125508612 gene encoding phosphoglycerate mutase-like protein 4 isoform X1 has protein sequence MPPTTPQHGGDDGERFAEVVVVRHGETSWNASRIVQVARRLSAEAKPADVYSSDLKRAAETAQAIAKACDVSNVRTYRSKFRSHHDTKLHGTFLLLASSWFHISPIHVCSLFWDFQLVLTEELRERHMGHLQGMKWDDAFVQNPGAFKGFNIFEPKGGLNFNDRDQEIPVRSTIL, from the exons ATGCCACCAACCACGCCGCAGCACGGCGGCGATGACGGCGAGCGGTTCGCGGAGGTGGTGGTGGTCCGGCACGGGGAGACGTCGTGGAACGCCTCCCGCATCGTTCAG GTGGCCCGTCGTCTGTCGGCAGAGGCCAAGCCGGCTGATGTATACTCCTCCGACCTCAAGCGTGCTGCCGAGACTGCACAAGCCATAGCTAAAGCTTGTGATGTATCAAACGTAAGAACATACCGATCGAAGTTTCGAAGTCATCACGACACTAAGCTCCATGGCACATTTTTGCTGCTTGCTTCATCATGGTTCCATATCTCACCGATACATGTATGCTCTCTCTTTTGGGATTTTCAATTAGTGTTGACTGAAGAACTAAGAGAGAGGCACATGGGACATCTCCAAGGTATGAAGTGGGACGATGCGTTTGTTCAAAACCCAGGGGCTTTCAAAGGTTTCAATATCTTTGAGCCTAAAGGGGGCTTGAATTTCAACGACAGAGACCAAGAAATCCCGGTAAGAAGCACGATTCTTTAG
- the LOC125508612 gene encoding phosphoglycerate mutase-like protein 4 isoform X2 — translation MPPTTPQHGGDDGERFAEVVVVRHGETSWNASRIVQVARRLSAEAKPADVYSSDLKRAAETAQAIAKACDVSNC, via the exons ATGCCACCAACCACGCCGCAGCACGGCGGCGATGACGGCGAGCGGTTCGCGGAGGTGGTGGTGGTCCGGCACGGGGAGACGTCGTGGAACGCCTCCCGCATCGTTCAG GTGGCCCGTCGTCTGTCGGCAGAGGCCAAGCCGGCTGATGTATACTCCTCCGACCTCAAGCGTGCTGCCGAGACTGCACAAGCCATAGCTAAAGCTTGTGATGTATCAAAC TGTTGA
- the LOC125555894 gene encoding F-box/kelch-repeat protein At5g26960: protein MQHRDPDPLRRAPEATVMAANSYHSRSMSWFVKSCIPADPDRHISVPVPVPAPVAASSTTSLCFPAQPPPPISALPDDLILECLVRVPRVSLPPLPAVCRRFADLLASHAFLQLRRARGQLQPSLLAVSVPDHGGAFAQALLQFRPEQQQLQVTALPLPLALLHCGRSVFAHARAVALGRDIFLVGRGATLRVDALTGAARACAPTLFQRKKFAAAAVGGRIYVAGGSARTAAVEEYDPVADAWRVVSEAPRRRYGCAGAGAGGVFYVAGGVAVSGDGARALGAHVCAGSVDALHVASGSWARPRALPGGGCVVGACGVGDHLYVVASHAVELSFWRWHGGAGRGSDLRAGGGWVALEAPPMPRGSVGLGMAVRVTMAGIGRETVTAVMSAAAVRGHNAAGAGPFEGMVLAYDIAGGKWSRAPDLPPGFRRAACAGVEC, encoded by the coding sequence ATGCAGCACCGCGACCCCGAtccactccggcgagctcccgAGGCCACTGTCATGGCCGCGAACAGCTACCACTCCCGCAGCATGTCGTGGTTCGTCAAGTCCTGCATCCCTGCCGACCCCGACCGCCACATCTCCGTCCCCGTCCCAGTCCCCGCTCCTGTCGCTGCTTCATCCACCACCAGCCTCTGCTTCCCCGCCCAACCACCACCGCCCATCTCCGCGCTGCCCGACGACCTCATCCTCGAGTGCCTTGTCCGCGTGCCCAGGGTCTCCCTCCCGCCGCTCCCCGCCGTCTGCCGCCGCTTCGCCGACCTCCTCGCGTCCCACGCCTTCCTCCAGCTCCGCCGCGCGCGCGGCCAGCTCCAGCCCTCCCTGCTCGCCGTCTCCGTCCCCGACCACGGCGGCGCCTTCGCCCAGGCCCTGCTCCAGTTCcggccggagcagcagcagctccaGGTCACCGCGCTGCCGCTGCCGCTGGCTCTGCTGCATTGCGGCCGCTCCGTGTTCGCGCACGCGCGCGCCGTCGCGCTGGGCCGCGACATCTTCCTCGTCGGCCGCGGCGCGACGCTGCGGGTGGACGCGCTCACGGGCGCCGCGCGCGCGTGCGCGCCCACGCTGTTCCAGCGGAAGAAGTTCGCGGCGGCCGCCGTGGGAGGGCGGATCTACGTCGCCGGCGGGTCCGCGCGGACCGCGGCGGTCGAGGAGTACGACCCGGTGGCGGACGCGTGGCGCGTGGTCTCCGAGGCTCCGCGGAGGAGGTACGGGTGCGCCGGGGCCGGGGCAGGAGGTGTGTTCTACGTGGCCGGCGGGGTCGCGGTGTCCGGCGACGGCGCGCGGGCGCTCGGGGCGCACGTGTGCGCCGGGTCGGTGGACGCGCTGCACGTCGCGTCCGGCAGTTGGGCGCGGCCGCGGGCGCTGCCCGGCGGCGGCTGCGTCGTGGGCGCCTGCGGCGTCGGCGACCATCTCTACGTGGTGGCCAGCCACGCGGTGGAGCTCTCCTTCTGGAGGTGGCACGGCGGTGCAGGTCGAGGCAGCGATCTCAGAGCTGGTGGCGGGTGGGTGGCGCTCGAGGCCCCGCCCATGCCGAGGGGGTCGGTGGGGCTGGGCATGGCGGTGCGCGTGACGATGGCGGGCATCGGGCGTGAGACAGTGACAGCCGTAATGAGCGCGGCGGCAGTCCGGGGCCACAATGCGGCGGGGGCCGGCCCGTTCGAAGGGATGGTGCTGGCGTACGACATCGCCGGCGGCAAGTGGAGCCGCGCGCCGGACCTGCCACCCGGGTTCCGGCGAGCCGCCTGTGCGGGCGTCGAGTGCTGA